Proteins encoded within one genomic window of Triticum aestivum cultivar Chinese Spring chromosome 2D, IWGSC CS RefSeq v2.1, whole genome shotgun sequence:
- the LOC123053628 gene encoding ribonuclease H2 subunit B, producing MALWCENMSLPPRVLVAPRPSGANGQGNILLLRHPKLEEETQYLFTDGQLHEFNWFKERYGSWFLGDYVCEDGSVYYCTLVDPIFILLPLFEAARMSNGKDLGKFRQLDEILYIEGYPGYQHLMSIAGKHMELVCEVKEVANMKFFRLDDSKVLTWLCCKVHSIKEAISKLGKNYAAQGERELLKEAVQIIRENLKDEPWLTVLCKKLQLDINEINDMAKTNNTSFCADSSPVPAPARPSEGSVGNGSAKSSKGRPAKKLKPEVGSKNIKDMFRRVTRSGT from the exons ATGGCGTTGTGGTGTGAGAACATGTCGTTGCCGCCCCGTGTCCTTGTTGCTCCCC GCCCTTCTGGTGCCAATGGTCAAGGGAATATTCTATTACTTCGCCATCCGAAACTAG AAGAAGAAACACAGTATCTGTTCACTGATGGCCAACTTCATGAATTCAATTGGTTTAAGGAGCGTTATGGTTCTTGGTTCTTGGGAGATTATGTCTGTGAAG ATGGTAGCGTTTACTATTGCACACTTGTTGACCCCATCTTCATTCTTCTACCACTTTTCGAAGCTGCACGTATGTCG AACGGTAAGGATCTGGGAAAATTCAGACAGCTGGATGAAATTTTATACATCGAAGGTTATCCTGGATATCAGCACCTCATGAGCATAGCAGGAAAGCATATGGAACTGGTTTGTGAAGTTAAAG AAGTTGCTAATATGAAGTTCTTCAGGCTAGATGATTCCAAGGTCTTAACTTGGCTGTGCTGTAAG GTACACAGTATAAAAGAGGCTATCTCTAAGTTAGGTAAAAATTATGCTGCTCAAGGAGAAAGAGAACTGT TGAAAGAGGCTGTCCAAATAATTCGTGAAAAcctgaaggatgaaccatggctaaCAGTACTCTGCAAGAAGTTGCA GTTAGACATCAATGAGATAAATGATATGGCCAAAACCAATAACACGTCATTTTGTGCTGATAGTTCTCCTGTACCTGCTCCAGCTCGTCCCTCAGAG GGGAGCGTAGGAAATGGCAGTGCCAAGTCAAGCAAAGGGAGGCCTGCGAAGAAACTGAAGCCTGAGGTAGGATCAAAGAACATTAAAGACATGTTCCGAAGGGTGACAAGGAGTGGGACATAA